In Planctomycetia bacterium, one DNA window encodes the following:
- a CDS encoding Gfo/Idh/MocA family oxidoreductase, which yields MIGVGVMGLGYWGPNLVRNFASTDGAKLAAVCDKDPKRLERIGRQYPAAATVESAEALFGTPGVDLVVIATPVHTHYPLAKAALNQGKHVLVEKPLTSDPAQAEELVDLAKKAGRVLAVDHTFVYHPAVEKLSDVIKRGELGDVCYYDSVRINLGLFQSDISVLWDLAPHDVSIMQYLINRKVKWVQAVGARHAGQPVETMAYLTVQYEDNVLAHCHVNWLSPVKVRQVFIGGSKRMAVYDDNQVAEKIKIYDRGVELHGIDGVHQARVQYRIGDMYAPAISNDEALRRMAQHVVHCIREGKSPITDGAAGLMVVKILAAAQASIETGDRRML from the coding sequence ATGATCGGAGTGGGCGTGATGGGTTTGGGCTACTGGGGTCCGAATCTCGTACGCAATTTCGCATCGACCGACGGCGCGAAGCTCGCGGCCGTTTGCGACAAAGACCCGAAGCGTCTCGAACGCATTGGGCGACAGTACCCGGCGGCCGCCACGGTTGAATCGGCCGAAGCACTGTTCGGAACACCGGGCGTGGACCTCGTGGTGATCGCGACGCCGGTGCACACGCACTACCCGCTGGCCAAGGCCGCGCTGAACCAAGGCAAGCACGTGCTGGTCGAGAAGCCGCTGACCAGCGACCCGGCGCAGGCCGAGGAGCTGGTGGACCTGGCGAAGAAGGCCGGCCGCGTGCTGGCGGTGGATCATACATTTGTATATCACCCGGCCGTTGAGAAACTAAGCGACGTGATCAAGCGCGGCGAGCTGGGGGACGTCTGTTATTACGACTCGGTGCGGATCAACCTCGGCCTGTTCCAGTCGGACATCAGCGTGTTGTGGGATCTCGCCCCGCACGACGTGTCGATCATGCAGTACCTGATCAACCGCAAGGTGAAGTGGGTGCAGGCGGTCGGCGCGCGGCACGCGGGCCAACCGGTCGAGACGATGGCCTACCTGACGGTGCAGTACGAGGACAACGTGCTCGCGCACTGCCACGTCAACTGGCTTAGCCCGGTGAAGGTGCGACAGGTGTTCATCGGCGGCAGCAAGCGCATGGCCGTGTACGACGACAACCAGGTGGCCGAGAAGATCAAGATATACGACCGCGGCGTGGAGTTGCACGGCATCGATGGCGTGCATCAGGCGCGCGTGCAGTATCGCATCGGCGACATGTACGCGCCCGCGATTTCCAACGACGAGGCCCTGCGGCGCATGGCGCAGCATGTGGTCCACTGCATCCGCGAAGGCAAGTCGCCGATCACCGACGGCGCCGCCGGCCTGATGGTGGTGAAGATTCTCGCGGCGGCGCAGGCGTCCATCGAAACCGGCGACCGCCGAATGCTCTAA
- a CDS encoding prepilin-type N-terminal cleavage/methylation domain-containing protein has translation MTNSRHPNKPRRGAFTLIELLVSVGIIATLISITLPALSSAKRQAQITGCQAKLREVSQAFWAYSVSNDARVPYVVSPMVNGKFNNASVPDADIDPYNRDLWPDSLQNILMPLYLGENRKLFTCPAANRGWPRQSGMFEMTYRDAGINQPGGGTSLAGSYEREAFGFLDGRPMVEFRPKFSGNIIQDAQIQSYLRGAFLRDMIQRDGTKIVGPHNGGINVINREFGVEFRDRRETQADLAPNFGGVQF, from the coding sequence ATGACAAATAGTCGGCACCCTAACAAGCCGCGACGTGGCGCCTTCACGCTGATTGAGCTGCTTGTCAGCGTGGGCATCATCGCGACGCTGATCTCCATCACGCTTCCGGCGCTGTCGTCGGCCAAGCGCCAGGCGCAAATCACCGGGTGCCAGGCCAAGCTGCGCGAGGTCTCGCAGGCGTTTTGGGCTTATTCCGTCTCCAACGACGCGCGCGTGCCGTACGTCGTTTCGCCGATGGTGAACGGCAAGTTCAACAACGCTTCCGTTCCCGATGCCGACATCGACCCCTACAACCGTGACCTGTGGCCCGACTCGCTTCAGAACATTCTCATGCCGCTTTACCTCGGTGAGAATCGAAAGCTCTTCACCTGCCCCGCCGCCAACCGCGGCTGGCCGCGCCAATCCGGTATGTTCGAGATGACCTACCGCGATGCCGGAATCAACCAGCCCGGCGGCGGCACGTCGCTGGCCGGTTCATACGAGCGTGAGGCGTTCGGCTTCCTCGATGGCCGGCCGATGGTGGAGTTCCGCCCGAAGTTCAGCGGCAACATCATTCAGGATGCGCAGATCCAAAGTTATCTGCGCGGCGCATTCCTGCGCGACATGATCCAGCGCGATGGAACGAAGATCGTGGGTCCGCATAACGGCGGGATCAACGTCATCAACCGCGAATTCGGCGTCGAATTTCGGGACCGGCGGGAGACGCAGGCCGATCTGGCCCCGAATTTCGGCGGCGTTCAGTTCTAG